One segment of Streptomyces sp. YIM 121038 DNA contains the following:
- a CDS encoding metal-sensitive transcriptional regulator: MDLELAADELKTVVNRLRRAQGQIAGVIRMIEEGRDCEEVVTQLAAASRALDKAGFAIIATGLQHCLADEDLAEGGDRDRMRARLEKLFLSLA; the protein is encoded by the coding sequence ATGGATCTGGAGCTGGCGGCCGATGAGCTGAAGACCGTGGTCAACCGGCTGCGCCGGGCGCAGGGGCAGATCGCCGGAGTGATCAGAATGATCGAGGAGGGGCGGGACTGCGAGGAGGTGGTCACCCAACTCGCCGCCGCGTCCCGGGCGCTGGACAAGGCCGGGTTCGCCATCATCGCGACGGGGCTCCAGCACTGCCTCGCGGACGAGGACCTCGCCGAGGGCGGGGACAGGGACCGGATGCGGGCCCGCCTGGAGAAGCTGTTCCTGTCCCTGGCCTGA
- a CDS encoding protein-tyrosine phosphatase family protein, which produces MIERWDDTAPGVLKLPSGRLVRGRGLRRPLPEGPAPMFAVYLLGRPAPPVEWDARWLRWPDFRLPSDREEARRLLGEAWARAATERVEVACGGGVGRTGTALACLAVLDGVPGDEAVGYVRAGYHRRAVETPWQRRFVRAFAAGSGTAA; this is translated from the coding sequence GTGATCGAGAGATGGGACGACACGGCTCCGGGGGTGCTGAAGCTGCCCTCGGGCCGTCTGGTGCGTGGGCGCGGTCTGCGAAGGCCGCTGCCCGAGGGGCCCGCGCCGATGTTCGCCGTGTACCTCCTCGGCAGGCCCGCACCCCCCGTGGAGTGGGACGCGCGCTGGCTGCGCTGGCCTGACTTCCGGCTGCCGTCGGATCGCGAGGAGGCACGGCGACTGCTCGGCGAGGCCTGGGCGCGGGCCGCGACGGAGCGCGTCGAGGTCGCGTGCGGCGGCGGTGTCGGCCGGACCGGCACGGCGCTCGCGTGCCTGGCCGTGCTCGACGGCGTCCCCGGCGACGAGGCCGTCGGATACGTCCGCGCGGGCTATCACCGCCGCGCGGTGGAGACCCCCTGGCAGCGCCGCTTCGTCCGCGCCTTCGCCGCCGGATCCGGCACCGCCGCCTAG
- a CDS encoding sulfite exporter TauE/SafE family protein produces MSALVLALTAGAVVGLALGALGGGGSVLAVPALIYPLGFTPAAATTASLLIVAVTSVSALYAHARAGHVRWRAGGLFAGAGIPPAAAAGAAAGRLPQPVLTGAFAAVAGLAALRMLRPGATGATGATGARGSGEVRPARAAGAGAALGALTGLLGVGGGFLVVPALVTVLAFEMRAATGTSLLVIAANSLASLATRGNTTAGLDWSVIAPFTGAAVLGAWDGKRLAARLSGPRLRQAFACVLLAVAAGMLLDVAVRR; encoded by the coding sequence ATGAGCGCGCTCGTCCTCGCCCTGACCGCCGGAGCCGTGGTGGGCCTCGCGCTCGGCGCCCTGGGCGGCGGGGGCAGCGTCCTCGCGGTCCCCGCACTGATCTATCCGCTCGGCTTCACCCCGGCCGCCGCGACCACCGCGAGCCTGCTGATCGTCGCCGTCACCTCGGTGAGCGCCCTGTACGCCCATGCCCGCGCGGGCCACGTCCGCTGGCGCGCGGGGGGCCTGTTCGCCGGAGCGGGCATCCCGCCCGCCGCCGCGGCGGGTGCGGCGGCGGGGCGGCTGCCGCAGCCGGTGCTCACCGGCGCGTTCGCCGCCGTGGCGGGCCTCGCCGCGCTGCGGATGCTCAGGCCGGGGGCGACGGGGGCGACGGGGGCGACGGGGGCGCGCGGGTCGGGCGAGGTGCGGCCCGCCCGGGCGGCGGGCGCCGGGGCCGCGCTCGGCGCGCTGACCGGGCTCCTGGGGGTGGGCGGCGGATTCCTCGTCGTGCCCGCCCTGGTCACCGTCCTCGCCTTCGAGATGCGGGCCGCGACCGGCACCAGCCTGCTCGTCATCGCGGCCAACTCCCTTGCCTCGCTGGCCACGCGGGGCAACACCACGGCGGGCCTCGACTGGTCGGTGATCGCGCCGTTCACCGGCGCGGCCGTCCTCGGCGCCTGGGACGGCAAGCGCCTCGCGGCCCGGCTCTCCGGGCCCCGGCTGCGGCAGGCCTTCGCCTGCGTGCTGCTCGCGGTGGCCGCCGGGATGCTCCTCGACGTCGCCGTACGACGATGA
- a CDS encoding NAD(P)/FAD-dependent oxidoreductase, which translates to MTDHVAVIGAGFAGLCMAMRLTRAGVTSFTVYEKADDLGGVWRDNTYPGAGCDIPSQLYSYSFAPREDWSRAYPGQPELLRYLHDCADAHGLRPRIRFGTEIVAASYDETHRRWELRTAAGRVHRARVLVTAVGQLNRPRFPDVPGRGDFAGTAFHSARWNHGHDLAGKSVGVIGTGPSAVQFVPRVARQARTLRVFQRSANWVMPKWDYRYGPVHQALFRTAPGRLAFRGGWFAFCDTVLYSAVRGGRLGKAVEYLCRRQLRTQVTDPALRAKLTPDFPLGCKRVLISDDYLPALGRDNVELITERVTRITPRGVVTADGAEHALDTLIYGTGFTATEFLAPVTVTGRDGRLLREETWADGAAAFLGMTVPGFPNLFLLYGPNTNLGNNSVVLMIEAQVRYVLDCLATLDRDGRGEWEVSPGAFAAFQDRVQEALGETVWQAGCDSWYKTATGRITNNWPYRAARYRALTRRPGRAAARPATKE; encoded by the coding sequence ATGACAGATCACGTCGCCGTCATCGGTGCCGGGTTCGCCGGCCTGTGCATGGCCATGCGCCTGACCCGGGCCGGTGTCACCTCGTTCACCGTGTACGAGAAGGCCGACGACCTGGGCGGGGTGTGGCGGGACAACACCTACCCGGGTGCGGGCTGCGACATCCCCTCGCAGCTGTACTCGTACTCCTTCGCGCCCCGCGAGGACTGGAGCCGCGCCTACCCCGGGCAGCCGGAGCTGCTGCGCTATCTGCACGACTGCGCCGACGCCCACGGCCTGCGCCCCCGGATCCGCTTCGGCACGGAGATCGTCGCGGCCTCGTACGACGAGACGCACCGGCGCTGGGAGCTGCGCACCGCCGCGGGCCGCGTGCACCGCGCCCGGGTCCTGGTGACGGCCGTCGGCCAGCTGAACAGGCCCCGCTTCCCCGACGTCCCCGGCCGCGGGGACTTCGCGGGCACCGCGTTCCACTCGGCCCGCTGGAACCACGGGCACGACCTGGCAGGGAAGTCCGTCGGGGTGATCGGGACCGGCCCGAGCGCGGTGCAGTTCGTGCCGCGCGTCGCGCGACAGGCGCGCACCCTGCGGGTGTTCCAGCGCTCGGCGAACTGGGTCATGCCCAAGTGGGACTACCGCTACGGGCCCGTCCACCAGGCCCTGTTCCGCACGGCGCCAGGCCGCCTCGCCTTCCGCGGCGGCTGGTTCGCCTTCTGCGACACCGTGCTGTACTCGGCCGTGCGGGGCGGGCGGCTCGGCAAGGCCGTCGAGTACCTCTGCCGCCGCCAACTGCGCACACAGGTAACGGATCCGGCGCTGCGGGCCAAGCTCACCCCCGACTTCCCCCTCGGCTGCAAGCGCGTCCTCATCTCGGACGACTACCTTCCGGCGCTCGGGCGGGACAACGTCGAGCTGATCACCGAGAGGGTCACCCGGATCACCCCGCGCGGCGTCGTGACCGCCGACGGCGCCGAACACGCCCTCGACACCCTCATCTACGGCACGGGGTTCACCGCCACCGAGTTCCTCGCCCCCGTGACCGTCACCGGGCGGGACGGCCGGCTCCTCCGCGAGGAGACCTGGGCGGACGGGGCGGCCGCCTTCCTCGGCATGACCGTGCCCGGCTTCCCCAACCTCTTCCTCCTCTACGGCCCGAACACCAATCTCGGCAACAACTCCGTGGTCCTCATGATCGAGGCCCAGGTCCGCTACGTCCTCGACTGCCTGGCCACGCTCGACCGCGACGGCCGGGGCGAGTGGGAGGTGTCCCCCGGGGCCTTCGCCGCCTTCCAGGACCGCGTCCAGGAGGCCCTGGGCGAGACGGTGTGGCAGGCGGGCTGCGACAGCTGGTACAAGACCGCGACCGGCCGGATCACCAACAACTGGCCGTACCGCGCCGCCCGCTACCGCGCCCTCACCCGCCGCCCCGGCCGGGCGGCCGCACGTCCGGCGACGAAGGAGTGA
- a CDS encoding MBL fold metallo-hydrolase produces MFAVDTLEFPGLGNRSYLAAGPRSAVAIDPPRDVDQVIVAAARRGVRIAYVAETHVHNDYLSGGLELARLTGARYLVPAGAAVSFPHTPVADGDAVTVDEDLALRALATPGHTPHHTAYVLTEGGRAVAAFTGGSLLIGAVGRPDLVEPRLTERLARAQHASAHRLADALDDAVRLLPTHGFGSFCASGRAPGEETTVGAERAGNAALTKDVDAFVTELLAGLDDVPAYYAHMGPANAAGPAPVDLTPPEPATAEGIAARLAAGEWVVDLRHRVAFAAGHVPGSVNFEAEGSLATYLAWLLPWRRPVTLLAASAGQLAHAQRELVRVGIDRPAAAATGDPRSWVGPGGRLAAGGCATFADLAGARAGRDDVVVLDVRRAAERRAGRVEASVHIPVHELRDRVREVPDGVVWVHCASGTRATIGASLLDAAGRDVVVVDDGFAAAEQAGLVPLRPSS; encoded by the coding sequence GTGTTCGCCGTCGACACCCTGGAGTTCCCGGGCCTGGGCAACCGCAGCTATCTGGCGGCGGGCCCCCGCTCGGCCGTCGCGATCGACCCGCCGCGCGACGTCGATCAGGTCATCGTGGCGGCCGCCCGCCGGGGCGTGCGGATCGCGTACGTCGCGGAGACCCACGTCCACAACGACTACCTCAGCGGCGGCCTGGAGCTCGCCCGCCTCACCGGCGCCCGCTATCTGGTCCCGGCCGGGGCCGCCGTGTCCTTCCCGCACACCCCCGTCGCGGACGGCGACGCGGTCACCGTCGACGAGGACCTGGCGCTGCGGGCCCTCGCCACCCCCGGCCACACCCCGCACCACACGGCGTACGTCCTGACCGAGGGCGGCCGCGCGGTCGCGGCGTTCACCGGCGGCTCGCTCCTGATCGGCGCGGTGGGGCGGCCCGACCTCGTCGAGCCACGGCTCACCGAACGCCTGGCCCGCGCCCAGCACGCGTCCGCGCACCGGCTGGCGGACGCGCTCGACGACGCGGTGCGGCTGCTGCCCACCCACGGCTTCGGCAGTTTCTGCGCGTCCGGCCGCGCACCGGGCGAGGAGACCACCGTCGGCGCCGAAAGGGCGGGCAACGCCGCCCTGACCAAGGACGTGGACGCGTTCGTCACCGAGCTGCTCGCCGGGCTCGACGACGTGCCCGCGTACTACGCGCACATGGGCCCGGCCAACGCCGCGGGGCCCGCCCCCGTCGACCTCACCCCGCCGGAGCCCGCGACCGCCGAGGGCATCGCCGCGCGCCTCGCCGCGGGGGAGTGGGTGGTGGACCTGCGCCACCGCGTGGCCTTCGCCGCCGGGCACGTGCCGGGGTCCGTCAACTTCGAGGCTGAAGGCAGCCTCGCCACTTATCTGGCCTGGCTGCTGCCCTGGCGCAGACCCGTCACGCTGCTCGCCGCGTCGGCCGGTCAACTCGCCCACGCCCAGCGGGAGCTGGTGCGCGTCGGCATCGACCGTCCGGCCGCCGCCGCTACCGGCGACCCGCGCTCCTGGGTGGGTCCGGGCGGACGCCTCGCGGCCGGTGGCTGCGCCACCTTCGCCGACCTCGCCGGGGCCCGCGCGGGACGCGACGACGTCGTGGTGCTCGACGTGCGCCGCGCCGCCGAGCGCCGCGCCGGCCGGGTCGAGGCCTCCGTGCACATCCCCGTCCACGAACTGCGCGACCGCGTCCGCGAGGTGCCGGACGGCGTGGTGTGGGTGCACTGCGCCAGCGGTACGCGGGCGACGATCGGGGCCTCGCTCCTCGACGCGGCCGGGCGGGACGTGGTCGTCGTCGACGACGGCTTCGCCGCCGCGGAGCAGGCGGGCCTCGTCCCTCTCCGGCCCTCCTCCTGA
- a CDS encoding nuclear transport factor 2 family protein: protein MKPLADTTPEQFIADFFTSLTESTVRGDAPESVMERHYTPDVVQISDGVPIDHDRLLAHLRPVRKNVVGWRFDVHEAVADGGRIAARLTMHARTRKGGPTVTEVHLFGEFTEDGRLRRSHQLTRSLPAPGADGAPAAGA, encoded by the coding sequence ATGAAGCCACTAGCCGACACCACCCCCGAACAGTTCATCGCGGACTTCTTCACCTCCCTCACCGAGTCCACGGTCCGTGGCGACGCGCCGGAGTCCGTCATGGAGCGCCACTACACGCCGGACGTCGTGCAGATCAGCGACGGGGTGCCGATCGACCACGATCGCCTCCTCGCCCATCTGCGCCCCGTGCGCAAGAACGTGGTCGGCTGGCGGTTCGACGTGCACGAGGCCGTCGCGGACGGCGGCCGGATCGCCGCCCGCCTCACGATGCACGCCCGGACCCGCAAGGGCGGCCCCACCGTCACCGAGGTGCACCTCTTCGGCGAGTTCACCGAGGACGGCCGCCTGCGCAGATCGCACCAGCTCACCCGGTCCCTGCCCGCGCCAGGGGCCGACGGGGCCCCGGCCGCGGGGGCGTGA
- a CDS encoding AAA family ATPase produces MTDPTEPPPPPPHGPDAGPVGQNPTERSLVISVGAFKPPAAAPADEEAPSGFRPLRFAHDRSGAVAAALSALGHRLHGDGVLTDPALAETQGALDEALRATPVAGSLVVHVLTHGHTDDQGGLYLAMTDSGPYDGLDVEAWLRAVERRPDRPCVLLLLDVCHAGSAVDWQWVAWRTRLRAERRKAWVLAASAADEKAYQGRFSQAVAEVLRRIRADGLGADPGVEFVPVSLIAREIRRTLDALWRAEEGRPQHLDSTPLALGEEPALRLFRNPRYRSTPLARLRLHTEDSLRGFLAELDPVLDAQHYLGRAFGAHRVAERSVCLFTGRQDELTLLTPWVDGGTDDDVLLRVVTGGPGSGKSALLGMLVCAAHPDLRPLLVDRLPPDLRLPGRGTSFAAVHARGRGPAELAASLAGQLGLGAGGGAWTASDVVGALRRRVSQGGAPAVIVVDALDEAAHVPDTVALLLLPLARARSVDRGRRRGGRPVCRLLVGTRDVPEAAPLLAEAHRHGGVLDLDAGSATALRTDVTRYLRRHLERDPAYDTAAQAGLRDELSLRIAGALVPDARAPGPARGGAPGAYLLASLYLQHLLTAREPVSPGAVDRVVAEVPRDVPDVLALHLRQLGDAWARPVLTALSHAGHPGLPAELVLALAPLMDGAPAAGTDRATVAQVLTDLAFYLRRSVDTDGTTLYRLFHQELVDHLKAAPVSARAVHLALLAPLRPAGADAVDWALALPYHLRHLIEHAAAAGLRDTLLADPGFLAHADPAGLVRHLDAAASAEARELAGVYGMSADRHRHADPAARRSVMAVDAARARNTGLVRRLMRSPGAAPAAWTPSWFSGRLGRPVSGTVVTTQRTVTALAVGESAGRPVALSTDGAALQLWDLWTGQSLGLPLTGHTRPVRAVALGRLGTRTYGLTGAGDAAVRLWDLEEQRPHGPALRGHRGSVTGVAFVAVDGAALVLSAATDGTLRLWDPHQGRPVGPVVTTGTAPVRALAVLDDPHGPLAVTADGDGAVRLWSLRRRAALGAPLPGAPARIEHLAAAPCGRGRALVLAAGPDRACLWDVALDSTGAAPGADPVLVTGPPAVLPAATGPVGLLPAAHRDLAVAVTPRAESLALRTLPDGNERVVGGHARAVTALTTSVVDGRRVVLTGSQDTTIRSWYPDSPTSPPEHGHPGLVTALACGTVGGLRVTAVASDSEICLRDLAGGRVLRRLDTGHGIVTGVAFARTSRRTVLVSVGTDRAVRVTASGGEPVMPPLTGHTGRVDALAVGRVDGGPVAVTGGVDHSIAVWDLRGRSLLGRHVSAHDAPVTGVAVAPAADGAATVVSCGDDRTVRLWRLTSEGLIPRHVIRHEGPVHSVALRPSVAGPVAVTVGSDHAIRLWDTTDGSPLGPPLAGHTAAVIGVAVGRCQGIPAAFTLGADATVRAWDLHGRRPLALLELPEPGEALAWAPGRGLLIGMGRDVLLLREAPR; encoded by the coding sequence ATGACCGACCCGACCGAGCCGCCACCGCCCCCGCCGCACGGACCGGACGCGGGCCCTGTCGGCCAGAACCCCACCGAGCGCTCCCTGGTCATCTCCGTGGGCGCCTTCAAGCCCCCGGCGGCCGCCCCCGCCGACGAGGAGGCCCCATCGGGCTTCCGTCCGCTGCGCTTCGCCCACGACCGCAGCGGTGCCGTCGCCGCCGCGCTGTCCGCGCTCGGACACCGCCTGCACGGCGACGGCGTCCTCACCGACCCGGCCCTCGCCGAGACCCAGGGCGCCCTCGACGAGGCCCTGCGCGCCACGCCCGTCGCGGGCAGCCTGGTCGTCCACGTGCTCACCCACGGCCACACCGACGACCAGGGCGGCCTCTACCTCGCCATGACCGACAGCGGACCGTACGACGGACTCGACGTCGAGGCCTGGCTGCGCGCGGTCGAGCGCCGCCCCGACCGGCCCTGCGTGCTGCTGCTCCTCGACGTCTGCCACGCCGGTTCGGCCGTGGACTGGCAGTGGGTCGCGTGGCGGACGCGGCTGCGCGCCGAGCGCCGCAAGGCCTGGGTGCTCGCCGCGTCGGCGGCGGACGAGAAGGCCTACCAGGGCCGGTTCAGCCAGGCCGTCGCCGAGGTCCTGCGGCGCATCCGCGCCGACGGCCTGGGAGCCGACCCCGGGGTCGAGTTCGTCCCCGTCTCGCTGATCGCGCGGGAGATACGCAGGACCCTCGACGCCCTGTGGCGCGCGGAGGAGGGCAGGCCGCAGCACCTGGACTCCACGCCGCTCGCCCTCGGTGAGGAGCCCGCCCTGCGGCTCTTCCGCAACCCCCGCTACCGCTCGACGCCGCTGGCCCGCCTCCGCCTGCACACCGAGGACTCCCTGCGCGGCTTCCTCGCCGAGCTCGACCCCGTGCTCGACGCCCAGCACTACCTGGGGCGCGCCTTCGGCGCGCACCGGGTGGCCGAGCGGTCGGTGTGCCTGTTCACCGGCCGCCAGGACGAGTTGACGCTCCTCACGCCCTGGGTGGACGGCGGCACGGACGACGACGTCCTCCTGCGCGTGGTCACCGGCGGCCCCGGATCGGGGAAGTCGGCCCTCCTCGGCATGCTGGTGTGCGCCGCCCATCCGGACCTGCGCCCGCTGCTCGTCGACCGGCTGCCGCCGGACCTGCGACTGCCCGGACGCGGGACCTCGTTCGCCGCCGTGCACGCCCGCGGCCGGGGCCCCGCCGAGCTCGCCGCCTCCCTGGCGGGGCAGCTGGGGCTCGGCGCCGGGGGCGGGGCGTGGACCGCGTCCGACGTCGTGGGCGCGCTGCGGCGGCGGGTGTCGCAGGGCGGGGCGCCCGCCGTGATCGTGGTCGACGCCCTCGACGAGGCGGCCCATGTGCCGGACACCGTGGCCCTGTTGCTCCTCCCGCTCGCCCGCGCCCGCAGCGTCGACCGGGGGCGGCGGCGCGGCGGGCGGCCGGTGTGCCGCCTCCTGGTGGGCACCCGGGACGTGCCCGAGGCGGCCCCGCTGCTCGCGGAGGCCCACCGGCACGGCGGCGTCCTCGACCTCGACGCCGGGTCCGCCACCGCGCTGCGCACCGACGTGACCCGCTACCTCCGGCGCCACCTGGAGCGGGATCCCGCGTACGACACCGCTGCCCAGGCGGGCCTTCGGGACGAACTCAGCCTGCGGATCGCCGGGGCCCTGGTGCCCGACGCCCGCGCCCCCGGCCCGGCACGGGGCGGCGCGCCGGGCGCGTACCTCCTGGCGAGTCTGTACCTCCAGCACCTGCTCACGGCCCGCGAGCCCGTGAGCCCCGGCGCGGTCGACCGGGTGGTGGCGGAGGTGCCGCGGGACGTGCCCGACGTACTCGCCCTGCACTTGCGGCAGTTGGGCGACGCCTGGGCCCGGCCCGTGCTCACGGCCCTGTCCCACGCCGGGCATCCTGGCCTGCCCGCCGAGCTGGTCCTCGCCCTGGCGCCGCTGATGGACGGCGCGCCCGCCGCGGGGACGGACCGGGCGACCGTGGCGCAGGTCCTCACCGACCTCGCGTTCTACCTGAGGCGTTCGGTGGACACCGACGGCACGACCCTGTACCGCCTCTTCCACCAGGAGCTGGTCGACCACCTCAAGGCGGCGCCGGTCTCGGCCCGCGCCGTCCACCTGGCCCTGCTCGCACCGCTGCGGCCCGCCGGGGCCGACGCCGTGGACTGGGCCCTCGCGCTGCCCTACCACCTGCGTCACCTGATCGAGCACGCCGCCGCCGCGGGGCTGCGCGACACGCTCCTCGCGGACCCCGGCTTCCTGGCGCACGCCGACCCGGCGGGGCTGGTCCGGCACCTCGACGCCGCGGCGAGCGCGGAGGCGCGCGAACTGGCGGGCGTGTACGGCATGTCCGCCGACCGGCACCGCCACGCGGACCCCGCGGCGCGGCGCTCCGTCATGGCCGTCGACGCGGCCCGCGCGCGGAACACCGGGCTCGTGCGGCGCCTCATGCGCTCCCCCGGGGCCGCGCCCGCCGCGTGGACGCCCTCCTGGTTCTCCGGACGGCTGGGCCGCCCGGTGTCCGGCACGGTCGTGACCACGCAGCGGACCGTCACCGCGCTGGCCGTCGGCGAGTCCGCCGGGCGCCCGGTGGCGCTCAGCACGGACGGGGCCGCGCTACAGCTGTGGGACCTGTGGACGGGGCAGTCCCTCGGCCTGCCCCTGACGGGCCACACCCGTCCGGTGCGCGCGGTCGCCCTGGGGCGGCTCGGCACCCGGACCTACGGCCTGACCGGAGCGGGCGACGCCGCCGTCCGCCTGTGGGACCTGGAGGAACAGCGCCCCCATGGACCCGCGCTGCGGGGACACCGGGGGTCGGTGACCGGCGTGGCCTTCGTCGCGGTCGACGGGGCCGCGCTCGTCCTGTCCGCCGCCACCGACGGCACCCTGCGGCTGTGGGACCCCCACCAGGGGCGGCCCGTCGGCCCGGTCGTCACCACCGGCACGGCGCCGGTCCGCGCCCTCGCGGTGCTCGACGATCCCCACGGACCGCTCGCCGTCACCGCCGACGGCGACGGGGCGGTACGGCTGTGGAGCCTGCGGCGGCGCGCCGCGCTCGGCGCTCCGCTCCCGGGCGCCCCCGCGCGGATCGAGCACCTGGCCGCCGCGCCGTGCGGCCGGGGCCGTGCGCTGGTGCTCGCTGCGGGCCCCGACCGCGCCTGCCTCTGGGACGTCGCCCTCGACAGCACGGGGGCCGCACCCGGGGCCGACCCGGTCCTCGTCACGGGCCCGCCGGCCGTGCTCCCCGCGGCCACGGGGCCGGTGGGCCTGCTGCCCGCCGCCCACCGCGACCTGGCCGTCGCCGTCACGCCCCGGGCCGAGAGCCTCGCCCTGCGGACGCTGCCCGACGGCAATGAGCGGGTCGTCGGCGGCCACGCGCGGGCCGTCACCGCCCTGACGACGAGCGTGGTGGACGGTCGGCGCGTGGTACTGACCGGCAGTCAGGACACCACCATCCGGAGCTGGTACCCGGACTCCCCCACGTCCCCGCCCGAACACGGCCATCCCGGTCTGGTCACCGCTCTGGCCTGCGGCACCGTCGGCGGTCTGCGGGTGACGGCCGTCGCGTCCGACAGCGAGATCTGTCTGCGCGACCTCGCCGGCGGCCGCGTCCTGCGCCGCCTCGACACCGGCCACGGCATCGTCACCGGTGTGGCGTTCGCCCGGACGTCCCGGCGTACGGTCCTCGTCAGCGTGGGCACGGACCGGGCCGTACGGGTCACGGCCTCGGGCGGGGAGCCGGTCATGCCGCCGCTGACCGGGCACACCGGCCGTGTCGACGCGCTGGCCGTGGGCCGCGTCGACGGCGGGCCCGTCGCCGTCACCGGCGGGGTCGACCACAGCATCGCCGTCTGGGACTTGAGGGGCCGGAGCCTGCTCGGCCGACACGTGTCCGCACACGACGCGCCGGTCACCGGCGTCGCCGTCGCCCCGGCCGCGGACGGCGCCGCGACCGTGGTCTCCTGCGGCGACGACAGGACCGTCAGGCTCTGGCGCCTGACCTCCGAAGGGCTCATCCCCCGGCACGTCATCCGCCACGAGGGCCCCGTCCACTCCGTGGCCCTGCGCCCCTCCGTGGCCGGCCCTGTCGCCGTCACCGTCGGCAGCGACCACGCGATCCGCCTCTGGGACACCACCGACGGAAGCCCGCTCGGCCCGCCCCTCGCGGGGCACACCGCCGCCGTCATCGGCGTCGCGGTGGGGCGCTGCCAGGGGATCCCCGCCGCGTTCACCCTGGGGGCCGACGCCACCGTGCGCGCCTGGGACCTGCACGGCCGCCGCCCTCTGGCGCTGCTCGAACTGCCCGAGCCCGGCGAGGCGTTGGCCTGGGCGCCGGGCAGGGGACTGCTGATCGGCATGGGCCGGGACGTCCTCCTGCTCCGCGAAGCGCCCCGCTGA
- a CDS encoding TetR family transcriptional regulator → MTPPTEPPRRRRADAERSRAAVLDAAVRLLRQRPDAGMAAVAEAAGVTRQTVYAHFSSRDDLLTAAVDRITQDAVAALDAAALDEGPAVQALLRFLDASWASFENNAWLLQAPPAAGAAERDEARHEPVTERLVRLVERGQEAGEFAPGLAPRWLVAMTVALGHAAGDEVAAGRVPSAAAGAALRTTVLRALGATEPG, encoded by the coding sequence ATGACGCCTCCCACGGAACCGCCCCGGCGCCGCCGCGCCGACGCCGAGCGCAGCAGAGCCGCTGTCCTGGACGCGGCGGTACGCCTGCTGCGGCAGCGGCCGGACGCGGGCATGGCGGCCGTCGCCGAGGCGGCGGGCGTGACCCGGCAGACCGTCTACGCCCACTTCTCCTCCCGCGACGACCTCCTCACGGCCGCCGTCGACCGGATCACCCAGGACGCGGTCGCCGCCCTGGACGCCGCCGCACTCGACGAAGGGCCCGCCGTCCAGGCGCTGTTGAGGTTCCTCGACGCCTCCTGGGCGTCGTTCGAGAACAACGCGTGGCTGCTTCAGGCGCCGCCCGCCGCCGGTGCCGCGGAGCGCGACGAGGCCCGCCACGAGCCCGTCACCGAGCGGCTCGTCCGGCTGGTCGAACGGGGCCAGGAGGCGGGCGAGTTCGCCCCCGGCCTCGCGCCGCGCTGGCTGGTGGCCATGACGGTCGCCCTCGGCCACGCCGCCGGTGACGAGGTCGCCGCGGGGCGCGTGCCGAGCGCCGCCGCCGGGGCCGCGCTGCGCACGACGGTCCTCCGGGCCCTCGGCGCCACGGAGCCCGGCTAG